In a single window of the Cydia splendana chromosome 20, ilCydSple1.2, whole genome shotgun sequence genome:
- the LOC134800483 gene encoding eukaryotic translation initiation factor 2 subunit 1 — protein sequence MPLSCRFYQEKYPEIEDVVMVNVRSIAEMGAYVHLLEYNNIEGMILLSELSRRRIRSINKLIRVGKTEPVVVIRVDKEKGYIDLSKRRVSAEDIDKCTERYAKAKAVNSILRHVAELLHYESSEQLEELYKRTAWLFEEKYKKKASAYDFFKQAAVDPSVLNECGLDEKTKEVLLANIKRKLTMQAVKIRADIECACYGYEGIDAVKAALKAGLTVSTVEMPIKINLIAPPLYVMTTSTPEKTDGLKALQDAIDKIQENITTAGGVFNIQMAPKVVTATDEAELARQMERAEAENAEVAGDSAEEDEDHGMGDAGMDEEPQQNGASDEEDDN from the exons ATGCCGTTGTCATGTCGATTTTACCAGGAGAAATATCCTGAAATCGAGGATGTAGTGATGGTAAATGTGCGGTCCATCGCCGAGATGGGCGCCTACGTACATCTGTTGGAATACAACAATATTGAGGGCATGATTTTGCTCTCCGAGTTGTCGAGGAGGCGTATCAGGTCCATCAATAAATTGATCAGAGTCGGGAAGACAGAGCCCGTTGTTGTGATCAGAGTGGATAAAGAAAAAG GTTACATAGACTTGTCAAAACGTCGTGTATCCGCCGAGGACATAGACAAGTGCACAGAGAGGTACGCCAAAGCCAAGGCGGTGAACTCCATCCTCCGGCACGTGGCCGAGCTCCTCCACTACGAGAGCTCTGAGCAGCTGGAGGAGCTGTACAAGCGTACTGCTTGGTTGTTTGAAGAGAAATATAAGAAGAAGGCTTCCGCGTATGACTTCTTTAAACAGGCTGCCGT TGACCCATCAGTCCTCAACGAATGTGGCCTAGATGAGAAAACCAAGGAGGTCCTCCTGGCCAACATCAAGCGTAAGCTGACTATGCAGGCCGTGAAGATCCGTGCCGACATAGAGTGTGCATGCTACGGCTACGAAGGAATTGATGCGGTGAAGGCGGCGCTTAAAGCCGGCCTTACCGTCTCAACTGTTGAGATGCCTATTAAGATCAACCTCATCGCCCCACCTCTATATG TAATGACCACCTCAACGCCCGAGAAGACGGACGGTCTGAAGGCGCTACAGGACGCCATTGATAAGATACAGGAGAACATCACGACCGCTGGCGGCGTTTTCAATATACAGATGGCG CCTAAAGTGGTGACGGCAACGGACGAGGCGGAGCTCGCTCGGCAGATGGAGCGCGCGGAGGCGGAGAACGCGGAGGTCGCCGGGGACTCCGCCGAGGAGGACGAGGACCATG GCATGGGCGACGCTGGCATGGACGAGGAGCCTCAACAGAACGGCGCATCCGACGAGGAAGACGACAACTAG